The nucleotide window CCATAAATCAGGCAAGGTCAATAAATTTGTTGAAGAAACGGCAGGAAAGCTCCGCTTGTTCTTCCTGCCTCCATACTCCCCTCATTTGAATCCGGATGAAATGGTATGGGGATACCTGAAACATCACAAGATTGGAAAAATGGTTGTTTCAGGCCCGGAAGACCTCAGAAAAAAGGTCTTCTCCATCTTGAGATCATTGCAAAAGAAAACCGTAAGAGTTGCCAGTTTTTTTAGAGCACAAGACACCCAGTATATTTTAGCTTAATGTCGAGTGTGTTATGATCTTATTAGTATATGGGGGATGTACTTGTCTTCCACAAAGTCACCAAAGCTCATTTCCTGCCTGCGTTTATCCATCATGGCTGCAGGGTCATACCCCATGGCAGTCTGTGACCGGATTTCTCTGGCTGCTGCCCTTGCGTCTTCAAGACAGACTGCATCCACAGGCCCTATACGCACCTGCCGTATTCTACCGTGCCTGTCCCTGTATCTCTGGTAATAGGTACATCTGCCAGAAGACCGCACCTCCAGCATGAACCCCGGTATTTCCGTATCAAAGTAATCGACCCTGCCCTTCTTCACCACGGGTGGATCACCCACAAATCCTGCTGTAAGAAGTATTTTTGGCATGTGATTCTCCTTCACTCTGCATGTTTACATGATACACCATCACCCCAAACTGTTACGCAAAAGTAACACAATCAGATCATAG belongs to Desulfobotulus mexicanus and includes:
- a CDS encoding transposase produces the protein HKSGKVNKFVEETAGKLRLFFLPPYSPHLNPDEMVWGYLKHHKIGKMVVSGPEDLRKKVFSILRSLQKKTVRVASFFRAQDTQYILA
- a CDS encoding Arm DNA-binding domain-containing protein, translating into MPKILLTAGFVGDPPVVKKGRVDYFDTEIPGFMLEVRSSGRCTYYQRYRDRHGRIRQVRIGPVDAVCLEDARAAAREIRSQTAMGYDPAAMMDKRRQEMSFGDFVEDKYIPHILIRS